The Besnoitia besnoiti strain Bb-Ger1 chromosome Unknown contig00018, whole genome shotgun sequence genome contains a region encoding:
- a CDS encoding casein kinase ii regulatory subunit protein (encoded by transcript BESB_032840) has protein sequence MTLTSSGSRAGGPGGARSAGQFAPGELSSSLLPGAGEREEAVRQLGGRREGEGGRMLREEPASTVRAPAVTAASVFTRSEDEDDDEDGEDEGETWISWFCALEGHECFGEVDEEYIKDTFNLFGLKPIIGNYDAALDMILGTAPDDEDIDEQHFLEVYRDAMDLYGLIHARYIITPRGLAQMREKYIAGQFGECPRVLCDRHPVLPVGLSPDLRSHRLRLYCPLCQEAYEVREGSEEAKDIDGAFFGPSFPHIFLQTFPNLVPLDVPVPYQSKIFGFRVHNKKSIVQLKLERGEYGRECVPASAAGGRPLSTSRAPGSPAADAARKDRDEASPAGAEKGEDAVAGAQGQARAGVSQPAVVAASKSPSGNWEKTGT, from the exons ATGACCCTCACGTCTTCGGGTTCGCGGGCTGGAGGcccgggaggcgcgcggtcCGCGGGCCAGTTCGCCCCCGGGGAgctgtcgtcttcgctgctgcccggggcaggcgagcgggaggaggcggtgcgCCAGCtgggagggcggcgcgaaggcgagggaggccgcATGCTTCGCGAAGAGCCTGCATCCACGgttcgcgcgccggcagtgACAGCGGCGTCTGTTTTCACGCGGtctgaggacgaagacgacgatgaggacggagaagacgagggcgagacgTGGATCTCTTGGTTCTGCGCACTCGAGGGTCACGAGTGTTTCGGCGAGGTCGACGAGGAGTACATCAAAGACACCTTCAACCTCTTTGGCCTGAAGCCTATCATCGGAAACTACGACGCCGCACTGGACATGATTCTCGGCACTGCGCCCGACGATGAAGACATCGATGAGCAACACTTCCTCGAGGTCTACCGGGACGCCATGGACCTCTACGGCCTCATTCACGCTCGCTACATCATCaccccgcgcggcctcgcccagATG cgCGAGAAGTACATCGCGGGGCAGTTCGGCGAATGccctcgcgtcctctgcgacCGCCATCCGGTCTTGCCTGTTGGCCTTTCTCCAGATCTCCGCTCCCACCGCCTGCGG CTGTACTGTCCTCTCTGCCAAGAGGCCTACGAGGTGCGAGAAGGCAgtgaggaggcgaaggacaTCGACGGCGCCTTCTTTGGCCCTTCCTTCCCGCACATATTCTTGCAGACCTTCCCCAATTTG GTCCCTCTTGACGTCCCGGTGCCCTACCAGTCGAAGATCTTCGGTTTCCGCGTTCACAACAAAAAGTCGATCGTTCAGTTGAAGCTGGAGCGG GGCGAGTATGGCAGAGAGTGCGTGCCGGCCTCAGCGGCGGGCGGACGCCCTCTGTCCACTTCGCGGGCCCCAggctcgcctgctgctgacGCCGCCCGGAAGGATCGCGACGAGGCCTCGCCGGCTGGAgccgagaagggcgaggacgcggtcgcaggcgcgcaggggcAGGCTCGCGCAGGGGTTTCGCAGCCCGCGGTTGTCGCGGCGAGCAAGAGCCCAAGCGGCAACTGGGAGAAGACCGGGACTTAA
- a CDS encoding uncharacterized protein (encoded by transcript BESB_032850) yields MQDGAERRAPPSGRCKRLSFSGTCRPLCVSFWRAVSVASLLLLICLSGSSFFSEPRRSLLGAGLSVFASASGPAGSVPSELSLAPSLDLRQAGRSFPVASLRSTSKQQRTATVARLSPRIGETDPAPSPPKSPLLSATPLAFAGPRPDLEANSAALEPKREKADEADAAGEEADAAGDEAGLLLDMPPDSPRLPSQYVIAGFAVRDSRVLPHELIARVEQELRARAAALPACQAAPTPQLPLSADQNAALVRAFAAVVNAWYLENGYLFARLHRRPRFVPMQKEHHGWNEGEGHSSQDAAPAFRVEFDCAEPLVANPPLKITFVRRETPQELDARGAETGKKARAGAGLVETTGKLREDVLAKHLNLRPGAPFKWDVLRWQRAAGESDLFEDAQANAAVLPGNEGIRVEVVALEKPSRTLRPGISFPSSAPRDVQGQLLLENRNIAGTSARGRLALRLSPKFDFSREKDKAKGSLAAVSQTSSFSADLLLNSLSLATDQESVRLSASASSTLESPPLVASPQPPGTQGSGSAPLRSRLFASLAAKNPPGPAASPASSPNSTDSSASLLLPAGHVRVSFSAAAEKRLGEAGSVWGEASVERRKGRYLHFAAPSEQASGLEAAPAAPGHADGGDRQGSVGPSAEPKAGWTDKVKQTLRQAQPLLSAATAAHPAVIGAEEVAALRPLSRLSVGGGSVFGDPTVGHDVAKVAGGVRLRLNSRPADSLRERPSSPSTSVAFEASSFAGVFTPYTVSDAAAAFSVSAAGAAPSGASAGAPSPPASQTSCLGYSWFPGWHAAASERQGGLSSALSSLSSSAFFSNLAERLHLKRLLHGSALSQHYLTLKNKVGPAVASFSSAAYTRARQAGGWVRDRAMTTVPFAPQLLPSGFSHAPASSLYRTSPPLPFCGLSASFASRTVPFLQKASPASDSAGGRGFCRRVRGCLGALASPFDLAHLSLCTRFHLDVLLPPRMLLAMLSSCVPAAAVSSPAAAAASAAQKGSLRVLCEHARNLSRSLLAKASCYVSSCRSALASAEELHKRAAAPGAMSSPLPHLAFASLPYASSAFSADAPHGAPLPSSSFSAFPPFPEDNAASRGGAAPDAKASAAAAFSALPSKEDRDRLRATSLRAAAARFPPWEMLKLKGEKGDRVRGWGREPVGLFEAVASGSLELRVPIVARARLGPAGPRVPVQLMELAFFLDHSLGFSPFLLHSSSPAPPSAAAAATAAAAAALGPSTAVGDGALGSGVLTDAAETASGPGGSRPLRFLAQARQRASQKRQELEGRLRGAMDSLREKTGWSACQYPSVGMAVRIAPFCITFAKPVRLGETGLSFLPGRFHIGMINDSF; encoded by the exons ATGCAGGACGGGGCggagcggagggcgccgccgtcagGGCGGTGCAAACGTCTTTCTTTTTCCGGTACTTGCCGTCCTCTCTGTGTGTCGTTCTGGCGCGCCGTGTCTGTCGcatcgcttcttcttctcatCTGTCTTTCgggctcctccttcttctccgagCCACGGCGCAGCCTGCTAGGCGCCGgtctctctgttttcgcctccgcctcgggtCCTGCTGGCTCTGTCCCCTCTGAATTGTCTCTCGCACCCTCCCTCGACCTGCGGCAGGCTGGCCGAAGCTTccctgtcgcctcgctccgctcAACGTCGAAGCAGCAACGCACTGCGACGGTCGctcggctctcgccgcgAATCGGCGAGACGGACCCGGCACCCTCGCCTCCGAagtctccgcttctctccgcgACTCCGCTTGCGTTTGCCGGGCCGCGGCCTGACTTGGAGGCGAAttccgccgcgctggagcccaagcgcgagaaggccgacgaggcagacgcggcaggcgaagaggcagacgcggcaggcgacgaggcagggcTACTGCTGGACATGCCGCCGGattcgcctcgcctgcccTCGCAGTACGTGATTGCAGGATTCGCCGTCCGCGACTCGCGCGTCCTTCCGCACGAACTGATCGCTCGCGTGGAgcaggagctccgcgcgagggcggcggccctGCCTGCCTGTCAGGCGGCTCCCAccccgcagctgccgctctctgcagacCAGAACGCGGCGCTTGTGCGGGCGTTCGCCGCTGTCGTCAATGCCTGGTACCTCGAGAACGGCTATCTCTTCGCCCGGCTTcaccggcggccgcggttCGTGCCTATGCAAAAGGAGCACCACGGATggaacgaaggcgaaggacaCTCGTCGCAGGACGCCGCTCCCGCGTTTCGCGTGGAGTTCGACTGCGCAGAGCCCCTCGTCGCGAACCCACCGCTAAAAATCACCTTcgtgcgccgcgagacgccccaggagctcgacgcgcgcggggcggaAACCggcaagaaggcgagggcaggCGCCGGTCTAGTGGAGACCACAGGGAAGCTGAGGGAGGACGTGCTGGCGAAGCACTTAAATCTGCGCCCTGGAGCTCCCTTCAAATGGGACGTGCTGCGCTGgcagagagccgcaggcgagtcAG ATCTTTTCGAGGACGCGCAAGCTAATGCCGCGGTGCTTCCCGGCAACGAAGGCATTCGTGTCGAGGTGGTTGCGCTCGAAAAGCCGTCGCGCACGCTGCGCCCAG GCATTTCGTttccgtcctccgcgccacgcGACGTCCAGGGGCAGCTCCTGTTGGAGAACCGCAACATCGCGGGCACGTCCGCCCGCGGtcggctcgcgctgcggctctctccgAAGTTCGATTTCTCGAGGGAGAAAGATAAAGCGAAgggcagcctcgccgctgtctcgcaGACTTCTTCATTCTCAGCCGACCTCCTTCTCAACTCTCTGTCGCTCGCCAC AGACCAGGAGTCTGtgcgcctctcggcgtcggcgtcctccacGTTGGAGTCGCCGCCTCTTGTCGCGTCTCCCCAGCCGCCCGGGACGCAGGGCTCGGGGTCAGCTCCACTACGGTCGCGCCTGTTCGCCTCGTTGGCAGCCAAGAACCCGCCGGGCCCGGCGGCTTCTCCAGCGAGCTCCCCGAACTCGACCGACAGCTCTGCAAGCTTGCTCCTGCCTGCAGGCCACGTCCGCGTGagcttctctgcagccgcagagaagcgcctgggcgaggccggcagcgtgtggggcgaggcgagtgtcgagcggcggaaggggcGGTATCTGCACTTCGCAGCGCCCTCCGAGCAAGCAAgcggcctcgaggccgcgcccgcagccccTGGGCAtgcagacggaggagacaggcaggGCAGCGTGGGCCCAAGCGCCGAGCCCAAGGCTGGCTGGACGGACAAAGTAAAGCAGACTCTCAGGCAGGCCCAGCCGCTGCTTTCGGCCGCCACCGCAGCCCATCCCGCCGTCATCGGGGCAGAGGAagtcgccgctctgcgcccgcTGTCGCGCTTGTCTGTCGGCGGCGGGAGTGTCTTCGGAGATCCAACTGTAGGGCACGACGTCGCGAAGGTTGCCGGCGGTGTGCGTCTACGTTTAAACTCCCGACCTGCAGACTCG CTCAGAGAGAGGCCCTCCAGTCCTTCCACGTCAGTGGCCTTCGAGGCCTCGTCGTTCGCAGGTGTATTTACCCCGTACACGGTCAGCgatgctgcagcagctttcTCGGTTTCTGCGGCTGGTGCCGCGCCATCTGGCGCTTCTGCGGGAGCAccctcgcctcccgcttCGCAGACATCGTGCCTGGGGTATTCATGGTTTCCTGGGTGGCATGCGGCAGCGTCCGAACGGCAGGGGGGTTTGTCTTCTGCCCTGTCGTCTCTTTCCTCGTCCGCTTTCTTTTCGAATCTCGCGGAGCGACTTCATCTCAAGCGGCTGCTTCACGGCtccgcgctgtcgcagcaCTACTTGACGCTGAAAAATAAGGTCGGTCCggctgtcgcctccttctcctctgcggcttaTACGCGAGCCAGACAAGCAGGCGGATGGGTAAGGGACAGAGCGATGACGACGGTTCCCTTTGCGCCTCAGTTGTTGCCTTCTGGCTTCTCGCACGCACCGGCGTCTTCCCTGTACCGCACATCGCCTCCCCTTCCtttctgcggcctctccgcgtcgttcGCTTCGCGCACGGTTCCCTTTCTCCAGAAGGCGTCTCCTGCTTCGGACTCGGCAGGCGGTCGGGGCTTTtgccggcgcgtgcgcggctgcctcggcgcgtTGGCTTCTCCGTTTGACCTCGCACACCTCTCCCTCTGCACCCGCTTCCACCTCGATGTCCTACTCCCTCCTCGCATGCTGCTGGCCATGCTGTCGTCCTGcgtccctgccgccgcggtctcgtcgcccgcggccgccgccgcctctgcagcgcagaagGGCTCGCTGCGTGTCCTGTGTGAGCACGCGCGAAATCTGtctcgcagcctcctcgcgaAGGCGTCTTGCTACGTTTCCTCATGTCGCTCTGCcctggcgtctgcggaggagCTCCATAAGCGGGCGGCTGCTCCAGGCGCCATGTCTTCTCCCCTTCCTcatctcgccttcgcttcgcttccgtatgcttcctctgcgttttcCGCTGACGCGCCtcacggcgcgccgctcccgtcttcctccttctctgcttttccGCCGTTCCCGGAGGACaacgcggcctctcgcgggggagccgcgcccgacgcgaaggcttctgccgcggcggccttctccgccctgcCGTCaaaagaagacagagaccggctccgcgcgacctccctccgcgccgccgctgcacggTTTCCGCCCTGGGAGATGCTCAAGCTcaagggagagaaaggagacagggTGCGTGGTTGGGGCCGCGAGCCTGTCGGGCTCTTCGAGGCGGTTGCCAGTGGCTCTCTCGAGCTGCGGGTCCCCATCGTCGCCAG GGCTCGTCTAGGCCCCGCCGGTCCGCGCGTGCCCGTGCAGCTAATGGAGCTCGCGTTCTTCCTCGACCACAGTCTAGGATTCTCTCCATTCCTCCTTcattcttcctcgcctgcacCGCCaagcgctgctgccgccgccacagcggctgcggccgccgccttggGCCCTtcgaccgcggtcggagaTGGAGCCTTGGGCTCCGGGGTCCTGACCgatgcagcagagacagcgtCAGGCCCCGGCGGGAGTCGGCCGCTACGCTTTCTCGCCCAGGCAAGACAGCGCGCCTCCCAAAAGCGTCAGGAGCTGGAAGGCAGGTTGAGGGGGGCCATGGATAGTCTGAGAGAAAAGACAGGCTGGAGCGCGTGTCAGTATCCTTCCGTTGGCATGGCTGTTCGAATAGCTCCCTTCTGTATCACCTTTGCAAAGCCCGTGCGGCTGGGAGAGACGGGACTCTCTTTTCTGCCTGGCCGATTTCACATAGGCATGATCAACGACAGCTTTTAG